A stretch of DNA from Arachis hypogaea cultivar Tifrunner chromosome 19, arahy.Tifrunner.gnm2.J5K5, whole genome shotgun sequence:
GCAACAAGCATAGGCCTTTTAGAAAGCTAAAAAATAGTACAGAAAACATCACTCATGTttcaaggaaaaaaaaattatccacCACAACAGAGCAAACAAACTCGTCTAAGTGTTCACACAAATGATTGGCATCAAAACAGTTATGGACAAAATATGCCTCGTGAATTACCTCTCTCGTTGACAAAAACATGTCCATCAAAGAACTCAGCAAACTCAAAAACATCGTCAGGACTCTTGAAGTCTATATAAGCTCGAGAATGCCTCTGGTTCTTGTGGCTGCAAATATTATTATAGCATGCAGAAATTGCAATTTCAATGTTATGTTCTGCTTTGTTTCAGTCCAACGTAAAAAGAGGAAGATGGAACTATAATTTGACCAGCAAGATTAAAAGTGTCCGAGAGCCAACAACTACAACTTGATCTAAAGCCCTAGGATTTATTAAAGTATATTCAATGAAAAAAAATGGTGCAGATGCAGCCAAGCCAACAAAACAAGGCTGGGTCAGTATAGCAATAGCATGTTGGTTCATTTCTCTTTGGCATCGCTGCTCGAGTAAGCTCAGCTCAGCTAGATCCTAGAGGCTAGACGGTGTCTAACTATATatctctataataataataataataataataataataataataataataataataataataataataataataataataataacggaTGGAACCCTCCCTCCATGGAACACATGAGGTGACAAAACAAacgacttaaaaaaaaaaagaaaacgaaaaagtaAAGAGCATAATAAGTAATAGCAATCAATAAATGATGTCCTATAAATTCCATTTTATTCTATGAATGAATTATTTCTTTGAaggaaaaaaaaggggagaattAGAACTTAGAAGGAAGGGGAAGTACCTGGTGTTGCCGGGGCGGAAAGAAAACCAATTGTAGCGAGAAGCGAAGTGATTATCGATGTGATGGAGGAGATCAGATTGAGTCAGAGACGGAGGCAAATGCCTAATCACCACTTTCGTCTTTTCCCTTTCCGAACGGACCTTCATCTTCCAGTTCGATCACCAAAACCAACCTTTTTCTTCCTGTATTTCAACTTCCGTCTTTCCCCTTTCCTTCGCTTTGGCTAATCCATCTAGGCATCTAGAAACAACTCACTCGGTGGGCTCTATCGCCCTTCAATATTTGAAAGCTGAAACCCAATACACCATTCGGCCCAGTTTCCGatattactttcttttttaattaatgacAATACTACGAGctcccaaaaaaaatatttaatccgATTTTTTATCTTTGATCTTTTTTTTgagatttgattagtttttgtgtcaaaaaaaaataatattaattttttttgacacaAAGACTAATTAGTCCATAAAAATAAAACTCAGAAATTGaagtagattttttttgttaagaatTTAGCTATCTTTTGAGATAATTGTCATGAgctgtttagaattttttttctttttctcttttatcatGTACTAGCATAATTAAATGGTTTAAATTTAGTATATAATAGCGATTGAGATTTTTATTGAGCTGGTTAAATATGTTGTCTCTTAAATCTAAATATATTGTATCTGGACTATGATATAATACTTAAAATTGGAATTGTTCGATCTCTCCTACCCAAAAAAAATCTCGTGCAAGATACAGTAGCCAAAAAAAAgttcataataaaattattttccaaattcaatctATATATCATTAgattattttgttaataaaaatcaTTAAGATTATTTAAGTACTCCTATAgcttttttatcataattaaagaaaaagttaAGTAAAAAATACCAAAGGATATTTGTTAAGAAAATTAAGGGTTTAACTGTTTACGCCTTTACGGATACATATTAGAATTTACAAtcaccaattgaaaaaaaaaattcataaaatatacacaaaatttaaaattttaatgtattttttatacattaataaaaaattaaactaccgaaataatattcaaaaatttatatttctaacaaaaataattctaaaaagtACAACcaataaataaacttttaaaagaaTGTTATAAAAATAGTCCAAAAAGATTTATTTGTAAGTAGCAAACAAATTGTATATTCAATAAATAACTTgtatattttatttgagtttttataagaatatttagacaaatatttaaaaagatacaTGCAAAAAGATTGAAATAAAATTCTATCAATGGatctctttttcgtttttttatttaattcatttagcataaaattactataaaattgTTTCATTTCACCGAGGTTGGTTTTCGTAAGATCGGTGGTGAAGACAACATTGTCTTAAGTTTTTGAAAGGCCGTTTCATATTCTGAGTTCTATGTGAAGCATTGCTGTTTCTTGAGTATGTTAAAGAAGTGTTGTGAATGATTGGATATTAATGGTAAGAATCAAGGTAACGCGGCTAGTCTTTCATTTAATTATTGTATCTTGTTTATTGTTCGATgacttcttatttttattattgttttatatttttcaggGTTTGCCTTAATGCTCCTTGATGTGAGCATGAAATCGAGAAATTTGTCGCTTTTAACTCCAAAGACACATTTTTTAGGGTTAAACCTCATGTTATGTTGTCTTTATTACTTGAAGACTTCTTCTAGGTCAACTCTATGATTTCGGTCTCGTTCTGTTTTTACCACCATGTCGTCAAAGTAGACCTCGagattcttttttatttgtttgttgaaAACTTTGTCCATGAGTCATTGATAAATGACACCTGCATTCTTTAAGCCAAAAGACATAACCTTATAACAATAAAATTTACTAATTCAGTAATAAAAGCTGCTTTGTATTCGTCCTTGGGATGAATTAGGATTTAGTTATAGTCTGAATATGCGTCTAGGAAACTTAAAATATTATAACACGAGGCATTATCTACAAGTTTATCATTACATGGGAGAGGGTAAGCATCTTTTAGACATGctttatttaaattagtaaagTCTACACACATTCGCCATTTACCTGAGGCTTTCCTTACCATTACAACGTTGGACAGCCACGTTGTAAAACGCAGGTCTTTTATGAATCCTGCGTGCAATAGTTTCCGAGTTTCCTCCAGGCATACTGACCTTTTTTTGTCGcccatgtttctttttctttgtgatATAGGTCGGATTTTTGGGTCAATTTGTAATGTATGGCATATGTAGCTCGGATCGATGTCAGGCATGTCTGCTGGAGTCTATGTGAAGAGGTCAACGTTTTTTCGGAGTATGTTGATGATGTTTTCTTTGTTTCCTGCAAGGAGAGAGCGGCTTATGTAAGTAAAATGATTGTCATTATTGTCTAATGTTATCTTTTTAAGATTGTCTATTGGTGAGGGTCTGTCTTGAAGATCTTCTCTGGGGTCAAGGTCTGCTATGTTTGAAATATTTGCCATGTTGAATGTATTTCTCGAAAGCTCGATTCTTGGAGCATTTTCTAATTTGATTTTAAGGCTTTCGTTGTAACAATGCCGAGCCTCTCTGGTGGAGAGGATTATGCCAATTCGGAATATAGACAAAACGATTCCGTTGATAGCATAGTCCGAATTGACAATCgatcctctcaatcaaagtttagaagGACAAATTATCACAATTAAAACCAATATAAACCGGGAGTTtgaattcccaggtcgtctcccaaggaccaGTGATTAATGAGTGCGCAATTTCGGTTGTGAAGATAACAAGATTTTCAATGAAGAGATaaacaattaaaggaataaaagaacattcaaaattgcaagtaatgtactaataaaggaattaaagaactagctatgtaatatgaacaaataagatataaaagtgattgatgtatgtatgtgtgtgtgtgattcAAAGCATAAATAGAATCTTGGCTTGGGATAAGCTAAGGGTCCTTACCTTGTtgcaaccacaactatgacaattgtaatggattaatctcacttagttaacccttacatcGGAGAGTAGGTCAAGTGAGCATAGTTattcttaatccacaaatcctaactcaCTTGCTAATCGCCTTAGCAACAagttagcgttagtggaaacaagaacaattaacaatccaaaaattattactaaatgttggacattccaactctaggaacccataTGCTCATTttttccaagccaagaggtggaaatttagcccataatcaaaattgacatttccacaaacacttggtgggcataaacataaatcatgacaaaattgagaaaatgcttgaaactaTGAGCAACAAATGATCAAAAGCAACAATAGTAACTCAACCAAGCatataacaatcatcaatcatcaaaatcatcaacaagaGATCAAAATTGCAAAAAGTATATGTATTAATTATATGACTTTAACTACAAGAAAGAGATCAAAATTGTAACTATAAAAAGTAGTaattaagaaatacttacaatggaggctagcaaaaatccaagatcaaaattggaaatggcacttgaaatGTAAAACCCTAATGGTGTTGAgagaaaacttaaagaaaaactaaactaaagcctCCTACTACTATCTAAAAACTACCCTAATGACATGCTATCCTTCTACTATGTTTGCCCCCTCCAATATGAGCTATGGCCATCAGAATTAGGCCTCCAATCCCTCAAAAACGTGAGTCACATGCGTTTTTAATGAAAGCATGTGCgggcacctgtgcgtacgcacagacgtgtgcacacgcacacttggCCGAAATCTCaggttgtgtgtacgcacaagaggctgtgcgcacgcacacttcgcaaTGCTTTGGATGATGATGCGACGCACAAGATGTTGTGCACTCACACACTTTGCTTTGCTTtgctacctgtgcgtacgcacaaggtgctgtgcgcacgcacacatcgctttgctcttctcctttgtttcttcatgcttcctcctccTTGCATGATCCTTTTCCATTCTCACCAAGCCATTCCTATCTTATACCTCTGAAAttactcacaaacaacatcaaggtatcgaatggaaggcaaatggcATAAAATAGGTCAAATTAGGcataaaagagcatgttttcataatcaagcacaatttaggaggaaagctcaaaagcatgctatttaatgGAATAAGTGTAGGTTTgtatgataaaatccactcaattctaacaaaaaattatcgtaaaatatggattcattacTCTCTCTGATCAGAGTGTATAATGGCTACTTGGTTGTCCTGTACCTGAAACTTAGCACAAAGGTGAACAGTAGATATGATAGCaccaaaagaattcaaaaaaggTCTACCAAGAATGACATTATAAGGACTAGGGCAGTCCACCACCAAGAACTGCACGTCCTTTGTTGTTGATAGAGGGTAGTCACCCAATGTTACTTTCATCCATATGCTCCTGAGAATAGGTACTCGTTTTTCTGAGAATCCTACCAATTCTCCCGAGGAAGGTTGCATTATTTTGTCACTTAGCTTCATCTTCTGGACAGTAGAGTAGAATAGGATATCAGCACTGCTGCCCGGGTCAAGTAGGACTTTCTTAACTAGGAGGTCTCCCGCTTGGATGGAAATGACCACTGGATCGTCTAGATTGGTGGCTTTTGCTTGGTAGTCAGATTGCTCGAAGGCTATGGTGGACATGTTCGGTGGTTGGACGACTTCCGCTGTTCCTTAGATCATTAGCATTGCTCGGTAGCTTCTTTTTCTTGCCGAGCTCGTATGCCCGCCGCCTGCGAACCCTCTTGAAATACAATTAATAACCCCCTTGTTGGTGGGGGTTGGTGTTTAGCCTTCTCGGTGATGTTCGGGTTTTTCTCGGACTATATATTGGTTGAACTTTGTTGACCTTGTTGTATTCGTCCGCTTACATATTTGTCCAGATGGCTTTTTTTGGCCaatctttctaaaatatctttCGCGATCACACATTCATCAGTGGTGTGGCCAAATTTTTAGTGGAAAGCACAATGCTTTGATTTGTCAACGTAACTTTGATCTTGATATGAACCTGCTCTACTTGAAGGTTTGATGATCTTCGCGTTTAGTATCTCTTTGATGATATCTTCCCTTCTAGTATTGAATTGTGTGTCGCATCGTACTTTGGTGTCAGCTTGAAAGATTTCTTGTGGTCTTTGTGGTTTGGTGTCTTAGGGTGCCTCTCCTTCTCCCGACGAGGTAGCTATTTGTTGGCTCTCCGAGATTCTCTGAGCTCCTTGATTTCCATCTGACCTGTGGTTTTTTCTCGAAATTCTTCCAATGTTCTCGGTTTAGTTACAGCTATTATTTCTTGGAACTTGCCAGGTCTGAGGCCGCTCTTAAAGGCATGCAGGTGGACCTCTGGGTTTAGATCGGGAATTTCCATGGTCGCATTGGCAAATTACGTCATGTAATCCTTTAAACTCTCATGCTGGCCTTGCTTAATGGTACTTAGGTAGTCTGACTCGTGTACGTATATCTTTGATGCAGCAAAGTAATCAATGAAAGATCGCGCCAATTCCTCGAAAGAAGATATAGAACCTGCAGGCAACTTAGAAAACTAAAGTAATGCAGCACCGTCTAAGAAAGTAGCAAATGCTCGACAAAATATAGGTTCAGAGGCACcattaaaaaacatcatagattgAAATTTCTTAACGTGGACGCGGGGGTCGCTGAACCCTTGGTATGGCTTAAGATCGGTTGGCAGTACGAAATTCTTCGGCATTTGGAGTTTGACAATGCTTTCTGAGAAGGGGTTGTCTATGGTCAGCCTTTCTTTTGGTGGGGTGATTTCGTGGGGTTCTGCTTCCCGCGATTTCGCACTGTTCCCACTGGGGTTTCCTTCGCCATGCTTGTCGTTCTGATTTTTGGACGACCATTTGGCTATCCTCCGAACCTCAGCTTGTAGCTTGGCAATCTGAGCCATAAGGTCGACTTGTGTGGGTTGTTGGACCCCGTTATCCGCCATACACGAGGATTGGTAATCCTgcgtaaaaaagataaaaatagtgTAGAGGAGATGGTGGGGTTAGATAAATCGgtccccacggtgggcgccaaatgttctatTAAAGGATATTCTTCTGAGTTATAGCTCGGCGATGCGCTGCTCCATGAGCTTTTATGATTAGTGAAGAGTTATCCCCGGAACTTGGATTGCGGCGTGGAACTTCCAAGAAAGAtttcgacgctcaagtcagtaattTTCTTTAGaaggagaaaaataagaaaatacgtTATTGTGGTGAGATTGTAGCTGTTCTCCATAATAGATAGCATTCGTAGTATTTTTTCCAGTCTGTGTTGTGAGGGTAGCTCGCCTTATTATATAGATGAGTGAAGTTGGTATCTGCAACAGTTTGCAGAGGTAGTGTTCGGATTCTTAGGGAAGTTAACTATGATTTTGAATACGAGCTTTAGTGGTGCGGGATTCTCGTCTCTTTTGGTTTTAACGAGATTTCCTCGTCAGCCCGATATATGCTCGATGGGTTACTCTGAAGTCGAGGTTGTAGGTATGGTCCACTtccaaaacaaaatttaatgtcTACAAATTTTATTGAgaatatatattattggaaagttTTCACCTATACCAGCCAATTTTGCTTGCACACTGCTATGTCACATACGGTCCAATAGCATGTTTACATTTTGTCTTGTAGCTATTAGTGGAATTACAAAACAATCACTAAAATGTActaataaaagacaaaaaaaaatcagaCTTAATAGTGACTAACACAGAATACGACCGTGCTCTGTTTGGTTACTGTCTTCAAAATAGATGAACA
This window harbors:
- the LOC140181851 gene encoding uncharacterized protein, which produces MSTIAFEQSDYQAKATNLDDPVVISIQAGDLLVKKVLLDPGSSADILFYSTVQKMKLSDKIMQPSSGELVGFSEKRVPILRSIWMKVTLGDYPLSTTKDVQFLVVDCPSPYNVILGRPFLNSFGAIISTVHLCAKFQVQDNQVAIIHSDQRE